In Streptomyces sp. NBC_01439, the following are encoded in one genomic region:
- a CDS encoding lytic polysaccharide monooxygenase auxiliary activity family 9 protein, translated as MPARRRRTAVTLTRITSAALAPLALAAYAAAPAVAHGSMTDPVSRVAACYAEGPESAKSAACKAAVAAAGTQPFYDWNAVNIANAAGNHRSLIPNGKLCSAGNDKYRGLDLARGDWPASPMTAGAHTFRYKGTAPHKGSFELYVTKDGYDPSKPLAWSDLEPAPFAKATDPGMQNGEYVFSGTVPNKSGRHLIYSVWQRSDSPEAFYTCSDVVFGKDNGGTGGGNGGNGNGGGSGTAPTTGTGTGTGAKPSGKPGDKPSDKPADKPSAPTDQQISDGAGKSTVEHNGHGNNDPKTNGTKDSAAVPIAAGSPSPAPAKDNLAETGGNSATPTIAIAGAAALAVGAAALFAAARRRTARTTTGRHGR; from the coding sequence ATGCCCGCACGCCGCCGCCGCACCGCCGTCACGCTGACGCGTATCACCTCCGCCGCCCTGGCCCCGCTCGCGCTGGCCGCGTACGCGGCGGCTCCCGCGGTCGCCCACGGCTCGATGACGGACCCGGTCAGCCGGGTGGCCGCGTGCTACGCCGAGGGACCGGAGTCTGCGAAGTCGGCGGCGTGCAAGGCGGCGGTCGCGGCCGCCGGGACGCAGCCGTTCTACGACTGGAACGCGGTGAACATCGCCAACGCCGCCGGCAACCACCGGTCGCTGATCCCGAACGGGAAGCTCTGCTCGGCCGGCAACGACAAGTACCGCGGACTGGACCTGGCCCGTGGCGACTGGCCGGCCAGCCCGATGACCGCCGGCGCGCACACCTTCCGCTACAAGGGCACGGCCCCGCACAAGGGCTCCTTCGAGCTGTACGTGACGAAGGACGGCTACGACCCTTCCAAGCCCCTGGCCTGGTCCGACCTGGAGCCCGCACCGTTCGCGAAGGCCACCGACCCGGGCATGCAGAACGGTGAGTACGTCTTCTCCGGGACCGTCCCGAACAAGTCGGGCCGCCACCTCATCTACAGCGTCTGGCAGCGCTCCGACAGCCCGGAGGCCTTCTACACCTGCTCGGACGTGGTCTTCGGCAAGGACAACGGGGGCACGGGCGGCGGGAACGGCGGGAACGGCAACGGCGGCGGCTCCGGTACCGCTCCGACCACCGGCACCGGTACGGGTACGGGTGCCAAGCCGAGCGGCAAGCCCGGCGACAAGCCGTCCGACAAGCCGGCGGACAAGCCCTCGGCCCCGACCGACCAGCAGATCTCCGACGGCGCCGGCAAGTCCACGGTGGAGCACAACGGCCACGGCAACAACGACCCGAAGACGAACGGCACGAAGGATTCCGCCGCCGTCCCGATCGCGGCCGGCTCCCCCTCGCCGGCCCCGGCCAAGGACAACCTCGCGGAGACGGGCGGCAACAGCGCCACCCCGACGATCGCGATCGCCGGGGCCGCCGCCCTGGCCGTCGGCGCGGCCGCGCTGTTCGCAGCCGCCCGCCGCCGCACCGCGCGTACGACGACGGGCCGCCACGGCCGCTAG
- a CDS encoding histone deacetylase, whose protein sequence is MSVHTATPLVGAIPVLERVWYASYGSNMHMDRLATYIAGGTPPGAARTYPGCRDHRAPERSIAVELEGRLYFATESPVWTGGRAFYDPTAPGRTRGRAHLVTVGQMSDIAAQEMYAEPGADLDLTAALRDGRDKLGPGRYETLICPGTIEGIPLLTFTAPWSLQDVEVLNPSGAYLRYLASGLLESGPWEEQDIAGYLASCPGAAGNWTPAQVRDLLS, encoded by the coding sequence GTGTCCGTCCACACCGCCACCCCGCTCGTCGGGGCGATCCCCGTGCTCGAGAGGGTCTGGTACGCCTCCTACGGGTCCAACATGCACATGGACCGCCTCGCCACGTACATCGCCGGCGGGACCCCGCCGGGCGCGGCACGCACGTACCCGGGCTGCCGGGACCACAGGGCGCCCGAACGCTCGATCGCGGTCGAGCTGGAAGGCCGCCTGTACTTCGCCACGGAGTCTCCGGTGTGGACGGGGGGCCGGGCGTTCTACGACCCCACGGCCCCCGGGCGCACGCGCGGACGGGCGCACCTGGTGACGGTGGGCCAGATGTCCGACATCGCCGCCCAGGAGATGTACGCGGAGCCGGGGGCGGACCTGGACCTGACGGCGGCCCTACGGGACGGCCGTGACAAGCTGGGCCCGGGGCGGTACGAGACCCTGATCTGCCCGGGCACGATCGAGGGAATCCCCCTGCTGACCTTCACCGCGCCGTGGAGCCTCCAGGACGTCGAGGTGCTCAACCCGTCGGGCGCCTACCTGCGCTACCTGGCCTCCGGCCTCCTGGAGTCCGGCCCTTGGGAGGAGCAGGACATCGCCGGCTACCTCGCGTCCTGCCCCGGCGCCGCCGGCAACTGGACGCCCGCACAGGTGAGAGACCTCCTTTCCTGA